The following are from one region of the Nicotiana tabacum cultivar K326 chromosome 3, ASM71507v2, whole genome shotgun sequence genome:
- the LOC107832140 gene encoding pathogenesis-related thaumatin-like protein 3.5 isoform X2, translated as MKILMAISSALMIHSVIVLIFCEGILGATFTFVNKCDKTVWPGILGTPKLDSTGFELTKGSSRSFQAPTGWSGRFWGRTGCNFDDSGSGSCATADCGSGQMECNGGGATPPATLAEFTLGSGSQDFYDVSLVDGYNLPMMVEVSGGSGPCASTGCNVDLNQKCPTELMVDGGGACRSACDAFRTPQYCCEGAYASPATCSPSVYSQMFKSACPKSYSYAYDDATSTFTCSNANYIITFCPSSLPSKKSSKSDGSTDGSGSESGSGSFPGTESGTGSETGAGSGSLPGSESGAGSGSMGQAMLADGSWLASLATGSSASNQPSRVIQFIPLIVAFVLFIGSLLKL; from the exons ATGAAAATCCTTATGGCCATCTCCAGTGCTTTGATGATTCATAGCGTTATTGTGCTCATCTTCTGTGAAG GTATATTGGGGGCTACGTTTACATTTGTGAACAAGTGTGACAAAACTGTGTGGCCTGGAATTTTGGGCACTCCAAAACTGGACAGTACTGGTTTCGAGCTTACCAAAGGCAGTTCTCGTTCATTTCAAGCACCGACCGGCTGGTCCGGTCGTTTTTGGGGCCGAACCGGCTGCAACTTCGACGACTCAGGAAGCGGTTCATGTGCCACAGCCGACTGCGGTTCCGGCCAAATGGAGTGTAACGGTGGAGGAGCCACACCTCCGGCGACACTAGCCGAATTCACACTCGGGTCGGGTTCGCAGGATTTCTATGATGTGAGCTTAGTGGACGGTTACAACTTACCCATGATGGTAGAAGTTAGTGGCGGGTCGGGTCCATGTGCCTCCACGGGTTGCAACGTGGACTTGAACCAAAAATGTCCGACGGAGCTGATGGTGGACGGCGGCGGCGCTTGTAGAAGCGCCTGTGATGCTTTCAGGACTCCACAATACTGTTGTGAAGGTGCTTATGCTTCGCCGGCGACGTGCTCGCCGTCGGTGTACTCGCAGATGTTCAAGTCGGCGTGTCCCAAATCCTATAGCTACGCGTACGACGATGCCACAAGTACATTCACATGTTCTAATGCCAATTACATCATCACATTTTGTCCCTCCTCTCTACCAAG CAAAAAATCTTCAAAATCAGACGGGTCGACGGATGGGTCAGGTAGTGAGTCAGGATCCGGGTCATTTCCAGGTACTGAATCAGGCACAGGGTCAGAGACTGGAGCAGGATCCGGGTCACTTCCAGGTTCTGAATCAGGCGCAGGGTCAGGGTCAATGGGTCAGGCAATGTTAGCGGATGGATCTTGGTTAGCAAGTTTGGCTACGGGGAGCTCGGCTAGTAATCAACCGTCAAGGGTTATTCAATTTATACCACTAATAGTGGCTTTTGTATTATTTATAGGTTCACTTTTGAAATTATAG
- the LOC107832140 gene encoding pathogenesis-related thaumatin-like protein 3.5 isoform X1 produces the protein MFNLSVTDICFIWIRITCMGTENRVSPFLGILGATFTFVNKCDKTVWPGILGTPKLDSTGFELTKGSSRSFQAPTGWSGRFWGRTGCNFDDSGSGSCATADCGSGQMECNGGGATPPATLAEFTLGSGSQDFYDVSLVDGYNLPMMVEVSGGSGPCASTGCNVDLNQKCPTELMVDGGGACRSACDAFRTPQYCCEGAYASPATCSPSVYSQMFKSACPKSYSYAYDDATSTFTCSNANYIITFCPSSLPSKKSSKSDGSTDGSGSESGSGSFPGTESGTGSETGAGSGSLPGSESGAGSGSMGQAMLADGSWLASLATGSSASNQPSRVIQFIPLIVAFVLFIGSLLKL, from the exons ATGTTTAATTTGTCTGTAACAGACATTTGTTTTATTTGGATTCGTATCACATGTATGGGCACTGAAAACAGGGTTTCACCATTTCTTG GTATATTGGGGGCTACGTTTACATTTGTGAACAAGTGTGACAAAACTGTGTGGCCTGGAATTTTGGGCACTCCAAAACTGGACAGTACTGGTTTCGAGCTTACCAAAGGCAGTTCTCGTTCATTTCAAGCACCGACCGGCTGGTCCGGTCGTTTTTGGGGCCGAACCGGCTGCAACTTCGACGACTCAGGAAGCGGTTCATGTGCCACAGCCGACTGCGGTTCCGGCCAAATGGAGTGTAACGGTGGAGGAGCCACACCTCCGGCGACACTAGCCGAATTCACACTCGGGTCGGGTTCGCAGGATTTCTATGATGTGAGCTTAGTGGACGGTTACAACTTACCCATGATGGTAGAAGTTAGTGGCGGGTCGGGTCCATGTGCCTCCACGGGTTGCAACGTGGACTTGAACCAAAAATGTCCGACGGAGCTGATGGTGGACGGCGGCGGCGCTTGTAGAAGCGCCTGTGATGCTTTCAGGACTCCACAATACTGTTGTGAAGGTGCTTATGCTTCGCCGGCGACGTGCTCGCCGTCGGTGTACTCGCAGATGTTCAAGTCGGCGTGTCCCAAATCCTATAGCTACGCGTACGACGATGCCACAAGTACATTCACATGTTCTAATGCCAATTACATCATCACATTTTGTCCCTCCTCTCTACCAAG CAAAAAATCTTCAAAATCAGACGGGTCGACGGATGGGTCAGGTAGTGAGTCAGGATCCGGGTCATTTCCAGGTACTGAATCAGGCACAGGGTCAGAGACTGGAGCAGGATCCGGGTCACTTCCAGGTTCTGAATCAGGCGCAGGGTCAGGGTCAATGGGTCAGGCAATGTTAGCGGATGGATCTTGGTTAGCAAGTTTGGCTACGGGGAGCTCGGCTAGTAATCAACCGTCAAGGGTTATTCAATTTATACCACTAATAGTGGCTTTTGTATTATTTATAGGTTCACTTTTGAAATTATAG
- the LOC107795679 gene encoding calmodulin-lysine N-methyltransferase isoform X1 translates to MGMRPIRCRSFGSKNCDVKYGETVRRGNSRPRIGKMEANSRSTSTSNASSLRWKILKRAILGGPSSNSDNQSEVGIQRVSRKATHSFNLIPCRVMKDSPDEILDSSLSENNQLHNSRDAVFCYTLPVANSPQLLLRQRVDEIADLSDFEVCNKYDIDNTGLVWFRKEPGHKGLLYTVLSCISARGCFHGSNPWPPGHMAIALPVTPRLPFDFAKHLRIKGQWPSEEVLAYYCLSHPDMFRQKRVIELGSGYGLAGLAVAMTTEALEVIISDGNPQVVGYIQHNINANSGGFGSTEVKPLMLHWGQDKDSNFSNKFDIIIASDCTFFKEFHQELAETIKLLLKKEVSSEAILFSPKRGDSLDKFLLKVKDIGLRFSVEEIYHTEVWKRHQGFVNGDDSWPNYEMDHCYPLLVRIMG, encoded by the exons ATGGGGATGCGCCCTATACGATGTCGTAGTTTCGGCAGTAAGAACTGTGACGTGAAATACGGAGAAACTGTAAGACGTGGCAATAGCAGGCCAAGGATTGGGAAGATGGAAGCAAATAGTAGATCGACTTCAACAAGTAATGCATCATCTCTTAGATGGAAGATTCTTAAACGTGCTATTCTTGGCGGTCCTTCATCCAATTCAG ATAATCAATCTGAAGTGGGTATTCAGCGAGTATCAAGAAAGGCTACCCACAGCTTCAATTTGATACCATGCCGTGTGATGAAAGATTCCCCTGATGAAATCTTGGATTCTTCTTTATCAGAAAATAATCAGCTGCACAATTCGCGAGATGCTGTTTTCTGCTACACATTGCCTGTTGCTAATTCTCCTCAACTTCTTCTCCG TCAGAGAGTGGATGAGATCGCAGATCTGAGTGACTTTGAGGTCTGTAACAAATATGATATTGACAACACTGGGCTTGTCT GGTTCAGGAAAGAGCCTGGccacaaaggtctattgtacacagtcttatcctgcatttctgcaagaggctgtttccacggctcgaacccgtggcctcctggtcacatggcaatagctttaccagttacgccaaggctccccttcgaTTTTGCAAAGCATTTGAGGATAAAAG GTCAATGGCCGTCTGAGGAAGTCCTTGCTTACTACTGTTTGTCACATCCAGACATGTTCAG GCAGAAAAGAGTCATTGAACTTGGATCTGGATATGGCTTAGCTGGATTAGCTGTTGCAATGACAACAGAAGCATTAGAAGTTATCATATCAGATGGAAATCCTCAAGTCGTTGGTT ATATACAGCATAATATAAACGCCAACTCTGGTGGATTTGGTAGTACAGAAGTGAAGCCATTGATGCTACATTGGGGTCAGGATAAAGACTCTAATTTCTCCAACAAATTTGATATTATCATCGCAAGTGACTG CACTTTTTTTAAGGAATTCCATCAAGAACTTGCCGAAACCATCAAATTGTTGCTGAAAAAGGAGGTCTCCTCTGAAGCCATACTTTTCAGTCCCAAAAGAGGTGATTCATTGGACAAGTTTCTACTAAAAGTGAAAGATATTGGCTTGCGTTTCAGCGTAGAAGAGATATATCATACAGAAGTTTGGAAACGTCATCAGGGATTCGTTAATGGTGATGACTCCTGGCCTAACTATGAGATGGATCATTGCTATCCTTTATTGGTCAGAATTATGGGGTGA
- the LOC107795679 gene encoding calmodulin-lysine N-methyltransferase isoform X2 has protein sequence MGMRPIRCRSFGSKNCDVKYGETVRRGNSRPRIGKMEANSRSTSTSNASSLRWKILKRAILGGPSSNSDNQSEVGIQRVSRKATHSFNLIPCRVMKDSPDEILDSSLSENNQLHNSRDAVFCYTLPVANSPQLLLRQRVDEIADLSDFEVCNKYDIDNTGLVCQWPSEEVLAYYCLSHPDMFRQKRVIELGSGYGLAGLAVAMTTEALEVIISDGNPQVVGYIQHNINANSGGFGSTEVKPLMLHWGQDKDSNFSNKFDIIIASDCTFFKEFHQELAETIKLLLKKEVSSEAILFSPKRGDSLDKFLLKVKDIGLRFSVEEIYHTEVWKRHQGFVNGDDSWPNYEMDHCYPLLVRIMG, from the exons ATGGGGATGCGCCCTATACGATGTCGTAGTTTCGGCAGTAAGAACTGTGACGTGAAATACGGAGAAACTGTAAGACGTGGCAATAGCAGGCCAAGGATTGGGAAGATGGAAGCAAATAGTAGATCGACTTCAACAAGTAATGCATCATCTCTTAGATGGAAGATTCTTAAACGTGCTATTCTTGGCGGTCCTTCATCCAATTCAG ATAATCAATCTGAAGTGGGTATTCAGCGAGTATCAAGAAAGGCTACCCACAGCTTCAATTTGATACCATGCCGTGTGATGAAAGATTCCCCTGATGAAATCTTGGATTCTTCTTTATCAGAAAATAATCAGCTGCACAATTCGCGAGATGCTGTTTTCTGCTACACATTGCCTGTTGCTAATTCTCCTCAACTTCTTCTCCG TCAGAGAGTGGATGAGATCGCAGATCTGAGTGACTTTGAGGTCTGTAACAAATATGATATTGACAACACTGGGCTTGTCT GTCAATGGCCGTCTGAGGAAGTCCTTGCTTACTACTGTTTGTCACATCCAGACATGTTCAG GCAGAAAAGAGTCATTGAACTTGGATCTGGATATGGCTTAGCTGGATTAGCTGTTGCAATGACAACAGAAGCATTAGAAGTTATCATATCAGATGGAAATCCTCAAGTCGTTGGTT ATATACAGCATAATATAAACGCCAACTCTGGTGGATTTGGTAGTACAGAAGTGAAGCCATTGATGCTACATTGGGGTCAGGATAAAGACTCTAATTTCTCCAACAAATTTGATATTATCATCGCAAGTGACTG CACTTTTTTTAAGGAATTCCATCAAGAACTTGCCGAAACCATCAAATTGTTGCTGAAAAAGGAGGTCTCCTCTGAAGCCATACTTTTCAGTCCCAAAAGAGGTGATTCATTGGACAAGTTTCTACTAAAAGTGAAAGATATTGGCTTGCGTTTCAGCGTAGAAGAGATATATCATACAGAAGTTTGGAAACGTCATCAGGGATTCGTTAATGGTGATGACTCCTGGCCTAACTATGAGATGGATCATTGCTATCCTTTATTGGTCAGAATTATGGGGTGA